Genomic segment of Candidatus Binatia bacterium:
CCAAGGCCGCTGCAGACCACCTCGTGCGCGCCTACCGCGAGACCTTCAGCCTGCCCGCGCTGATCACCAATTGCTCCAATAACTACGGTCCGTATCAGTTCCCCGAGAAGTTGATTCCCCTGACGATCTTGAATGCGCTCGAAGGCAAGCCGCTGCCGATTTACGGCGACGGGCTCAACGTGCGCGACTGGCTCTATGTCGAAGATCATTGCGAGGGAATCCTCTGCGTGCTCGAGCGCGGTCGGCCGGGCGAGAAGTACAATATCGGCGGGGAGAACGAGCGAACCAATCTGGAAGTCGTGGACGCCATCTGCGATGCGATCGAGGCGATCGCCCCGGCGGCGCGCAACGACGCCCTGGCGGCCCGCGGGGTACGCACGTACCGGGAGCTGAAGACCTTCGTGCCTGATCGGCCGGGTCACGACCGGCGCTACGCGATCGACGCGACGAAGATCCGGGTCGAGCTCGGTTGGGCGCCTCGTCACGCGTTCGAGTCTGGCATCGGACACACGGTGCGCTGGTACCTGGAGAACCGCGGCTGGTGCGCATCCGTACAGGCGGGTGTCTACGAACGCGAGCGCC
This window contains:
- the rfbB gene encoding dTDP-glucose 4,6-dehydratase — encoded protein: MTPLQQSDVVLVTGGAGFIGSNFVRLLLARTPVRVVVVDKLTYAGNLRSLADVAADVQFTFIEADIADRAAMDGVFVEYRPRWVVNFAAESHVDRSIDGPRAFVCTNIVGTFELLDAARLFLAACDDRAREDFRFLHVSTDEVYGTLGATGSFSETTPYAPNSPYAASKAAADHLVRAYRETFSLPALITNCSNNYGPYQFPEKLIPLTILNALEGKPLPIYGDGLNVRDWLYVEDHCEGILCVLERGRPGEKYNIGGENERTNLEVVDAICDAIEAIAPAARNDALAARGVRTYRELKTFVPDRPGHDRRYAIDATKIRVELGWAPRHAFESGIGHTVRWYLENRGWCASVQAGVYERERLGLASERRG